A segment of the Romboutsia sp. 13368 genome:
AATATCCACTATATTTTTATATACCTTATTTTCCAATATGTCAATAATTATATAGGATTCACTACTATTTTTTTTAATTCCTATTATAGAAATACTTTTTTCTTGTGTTTTAGATTCAATATATATTTGCTTTTCTTGACTATTCCATTTTTCTTCCCATTTTATATTACTTTCTTCTAAACCAAGGTCATTAATTATATCTATGCATATATCTTTAATTTCATTCTTTGTTATATCATAATCTATTAATCCATTAGCCTTAATGTTATAAAATTTAAATTGTGCTTGTGTGTCATTAAATGTGTCTAAAAGTTTATTATATTCACTATTATCATTATCCCCATATGAAATAAACATGCCTATTAACATTAATATAAAAAAACTCGCTATAATCTTAATTGTTTTCATTTAAAAATCCCCCTCAAAATTATCATGTTATACTTAAATTATTGACAATCTTAAGGAGGATATACTTTTATAGCCTATTTTTATCTCTATTCAACTGTTACTGATTTAGCTAAGTTTCTTGGCTTATCTACGTCACAACCTCTTTCAACTGCAACATAGTAAGATAATAATTGAAGTGGTAAAACTGTTAATATACTAGATACTATATCATCTACATCAGGTATATATATTACCTTATCAGCAGCTTTTTCAACTTCTGTATTCTTTTCTTGTGCTATAGCTATTACATAAGCACCTCTAGCTCTAACTTCTTCCATGTTAGATACCATTTTTTCGAATAATTCTTCTTGAGTTGCTATAGCTATTACTGGAGTTCCTTTTTCTATTAATGCTATTGTACCATGCTTTAACTCACCAGCAGCAAATGCTTCTGCATGTATATAAGATATTTCTTTTATCTTTAAAGCACCTTCCATAGCTAAGTTGTAATCTAAACCTCTACCTAAGTAGAAAGCACTGCTTGCATCTTTTAATGTTTTTGCAACATCATCTTTTATATATTCTTCTTGTTCTAAAGCTTTTGATACCTTTTCAGGCATTTCTTTTAATTTCTCTATCATTTCATTGTAGAATTCTCTAGTTATAGTACCTTTCTTTATAGCAAAATCTAATGCTATCATGTAGAATGATACTAATTGAGTTGTATAAGCTTTAGTTGATGCAACAGATATTTCAGGTCCTGCCCAAGTGTAGAATACATCATCTGATTCTCTAGCTATAGATGAACCTACAACGTTAGTTACTGATAATATTCTAGCTCCTCTTTCCTTAGCATATCT
Coding sequences within it:
- a CDS encoding YwmB family TATA-box binding protein, encoding MKTIKIIASFFILMLIGMFISYGDNDNSEYNKLLDTFNDTQAQFKFYNIKANGLIDYDITKNEIKDICIDIINDLGLEESNIKWEEKWNSQEKQIYIESKTQEKSISIIGIKKNSSESYIIIDILENKVYKNIVDIYTILEKSLYKYSNVVDISTCISGEFYKKLQFDKYNDILEKILYNMNAEEIDRIENDNMISVTAYSEFLDENDLEYLASKINLNIGIRYSEDEDKTLIYIATPIIKLDY